In Kitasatospora viridis, the following are encoded in one genomic region:
- a CDS encoding TetR/AcrR family transcriptional regulator, with protein sequence MSAAFARTDRATETREAIMRAAERLYAEYGLIAVSNRQISEAAGQGNNTAVGYHFGTKAELVRAIIRSHSEAMEKYQERMLAGIGDSEDIRDWVACLVRPATDHLASLGVPSWYARFAVQVLTDPVLRAIVIDEALVRRPLQRVHDGLERCLGPLPAQVRAERGEMARHLITHTCAERERALAEGTRPGQSSWEHVAIALTDAITGLFLAPFTPRPEYLEDQR encoded by the coding sequence ATGAGTGCTGCCTTTGCCCGAACCGACCGGGCCACTGAGACCCGCGAGGCCATCATGAGGGCCGCGGAGCGGCTCTACGCCGAATACGGGCTGATCGCCGTGTCGAACCGGCAGATCAGCGAGGCCGCCGGCCAAGGCAACAACACCGCCGTGGGCTATCACTTCGGGACCAAGGCCGAGCTGGTTCGCGCGATCATCCGCAGTCACTCGGAAGCCATGGAGAAGTACCAGGAACGGATGCTCGCAGGGATCGGCGATAGCGAGGACATCCGCGACTGGGTCGCCTGCTTGGTCCGTCCGGCCACTGATCACTTGGCTTCCCTCGGAGTCCCCTCGTGGTACGCCCGTTTCGCCGTCCAGGTGCTGACCGACCCCGTACTTCGAGCGATCGTCATCGATGAGGCCCTGGTCAGGCGTCCACTGCAGCGGGTGCACGACGGCCTCGAACGGTGTCTCGGTCCGCTACCGGCACAGGTGCGCGCCGAGCGCGGGGAGATGGCTCGCCACCTGATCACGCACACCTGCGCGGAGCGGGAGCGCGCGCTGGCAGAGGGCACCAGGCCGGGGCAGTCCTCCTGGGAGCACGTGGCGATCGCCTTGACCGACGCGATCACGGGACTGTTCCTGGCCCCCTTCACCCCCCGTCCTGAATACCTGGAGGACCAGCGATGA
- a CDS encoding ferredoxin — MKIEVEEGKCCGAGQCALLAPEVFDQRDEDGIVVLLTAEPPPELHTAVREAAAVCPAAAIRVAEDA; from the coding sequence ATGAAGATCGAAGTCGAGGAGGGGAAGTGCTGCGGGGCGGGCCAGTGTGCGCTGCTCGCGCCCGAGGTGTTCGACCAGCGTGACGAGGACGGCATCGTCGTCCTGCTCACCGCCGAGCCGCCGCCGGAACTGCACACCGCTGTCCGGGAAGCAGCCGCCGTCTGCCCGGCGGCTGCGATCCGGGTCGCCGAGGACGCGTGA
- a CDS encoding glycoside hydrolase family 28 protein, translated as MSRHIKHLLILATAAAVCGTGLVIVDAGASTAAIGDRHAAGRPVLPATCQTLAADLAAPTNELFGRSQEAAPPDTTRIQDALNSCAGSGKSVVLAAGSGTVAFLSAPLTVKDGEYLVINGGVTLYASRVASQYQASGGSTCGTVATSDGGCKPFIAIDGSNSGIEGTRGVIDGRGGTDIYGTSTTWWDNAQTAKSEGKNQVNPRLVQATGVSNVTVYDVDLVNPAKQHLYFQQDDRVTVWGLRTKTPADARNTDGIDLDSSNNATVTQSYIQAGDDCVAVSTNKAASSNTSILDNYCYGTHGLAVGSETSYGVTSLLAQGNYLQGTDSSGLASTSANGLRIKSDSSKGGLVSGVRFNSTCMTGEKYPLVIDPRYTGSTGTDYPDFKDITVNGVTAVNSQAGAASTLEGYSAGHPLGLRLENVSLDATSVTAEYAGIKLYNSNITPSGTGVTVTGFAGSGAAPSCAFPPFPGL; from the coding sequence ATGTCCCGACACATCAAGCACCTGCTCATACTGGCCACCGCCGCAGCCGTCTGCGGAACGGGGCTCGTCATCGTCGACGCGGGTGCCAGCACGGCTGCCATCGGTGACCGGCACGCTGCCGGCCGGCCGGTACTCCCGGCCACCTGCCAGACGCTCGCCGCCGACCTGGCCGCCCCGACGAACGAGCTGTTCGGCCGGTCGCAGGAGGCCGCTCCGCCCGACACCACCCGCATCCAGGACGCTCTCAACTCCTGTGCGGGCAGTGGGAAGTCCGTGGTCCTCGCAGCAGGCAGCGGCACGGTCGCCTTCCTGTCCGCTCCGCTCACCGTCAAGGACGGTGAGTACCTCGTCATCAACGGTGGTGTCACGCTCTACGCCTCACGGGTCGCCTCCCAGTACCAAGCGTCTGGCGGCTCGACCTGCGGGACCGTCGCCACCTCCGACGGTGGCTGCAAGCCGTTCATCGCCATCGACGGCTCGAACTCGGGCATCGAGGGCACCCGCGGCGTGATCGACGGCCGCGGCGGTACGGACATCTACGGCACCTCGACCACCTGGTGGGACAACGCCCAGACCGCCAAGTCCGAGGGGAAGAACCAGGTCAACCCGCGGCTGGTCCAGGCCACCGGGGTCAGCAACGTGACCGTCTACGACGTCGACCTGGTCAACCCGGCCAAGCAGCACCTGTACTTCCAGCAGGACGACCGGGTCACCGTCTGGGGCCTGCGCACCAAGACCCCGGCCGACGCCCGCAACACCGACGGCATCGACCTCGACTCCTCCAACAACGCCACGGTGACGCAGTCGTACATCCAGGCCGGTGACGACTGCGTGGCAGTCTCCACCAACAAGGCCGCCAGCTCGAACACCTCGATCCTGGACAACTACTGCTACGGAACCCACGGGCTGGCCGTCGGCAGTGAGACCAGCTACGGTGTCACCTCGCTCCTGGCACAGGGTAACTACCTCCAAGGAACGGACAGTTCGGGTCTCGCCTCCACCTCGGCGAACGGCCTGCGGATCAAATCGGACTCGTCCAAGGGCGGTTTGGTCAGCGGCGTGCGGTTCAACAGCACCTGCATGACCGGCGAGAAGTACCCACTGGTCATCGACCCGCGCTACACCGGCAGCACCGGCACCGACTACCCCGACTTCAAGGACATCACCGTCAACGGGGTGACCGCGGTCAACTCCCAGGCCGGTGCCGCCTCCACCCTGGAGGGCTACAGCGCCGGCCACCCGCTCGGCCTCAGGCTGGAGAACGTCAGTCTCGACGCCACCTCGGTCACTGCCGAGTACGCCGGAATCAAGCTGTACAACTCGAACATCACTCCGTCCGGCACGGGCGTGACCGTGACCGGATTCGCCGGCAGCGGGGCCGCCCCGTCCTGCGCGTTCCCGCCTTTCCCCGGACTGTAG
- a CDS encoding response regulator transcription factor, with the protein MTIRVLLADDQALLRATFRILIDSCDDLEVVAEAADGAEAVELTRAHRPDVVVMDIRMPGTDGLAATSTICSDPDLAGTRVLILTTFEIDEHVARALRAGASGFLGKDVSADQLLTGIRTVALGDALLSPQATRSLITRFLSTPDPGSSSERGGLFSSLTAREREVTILAATGLDNQEIADRLFVSPLTVRTHIHRAMAKLDVRDRAQLVVIAYQSGLVHPGPPAR; encoded by the coding sequence ATGACCATCCGTGTCCTGCTCGCCGACGATCAAGCCCTGCTGCGCGCAACCTTCCGGATCCTGATCGACTCCTGCGACGACCTTGAGGTGGTCGCCGAGGCAGCCGACGGCGCCGAGGCGGTCGAGCTCACCCGTGCCCACCGTCCCGACGTCGTCGTCATGGACATCCGCATGCCCGGTACCGACGGTCTGGCCGCCACCTCGACCATCTGCTCGGATCCCGATCTCGCCGGCACCCGGGTGCTGATCCTCACCACCTTCGAGATCGACGAACACGTCGCCCGAGCCCTCCGTGCGGGTGCCAGCGGCTTCCTCGGCAAGGACGTCAGCGCAGACCAACTCCTCACCGGTATCCGCACGGTCGCCTTGGGCGACGCGCTCCTGTCCCCCCAAGCGACCCGCTCGCTGATCACCCGCTTCCTCAGCACCCCCGACCCCGGCAGCAGTTCCGAGCGGGGAGGGCTCTTCTCCTCGCTGACCGCCCGCGAACGCGAGGTCACCATCCTGGCCGCCACGGGGCTCGACAACCAGGAGATCGCCGACCGACTCTTCGTCAGCCCGCTGACCGTCCGGACGCACATCCACCGCGCCATGGCCAAGTTGGACGTCCGCGACCGCGCTCAACTGGTCGTCATCGCCTACCAATCCGGCCTGGTGCATCCCGGCCCACCCGCGCGGTGA